From the Pomacea canaliculata isolate SZHN2017 linkage group LG4, ASM307304v1, whole genome shotgun sequence genome, one window contains:
- the LOC112561642 gene encoding uncharacterized protein LOC112561642, translating to MDRQGSMEAEQILIDYMKAWMPDFQRKTYFIPDIFMNRVPCEKDIFAGQEVMIWKKPDGSNLTERTQETPRKEQKEQMRKDSITHCSSVQSTLKDADSADLTQGTSEKSQEKLERKDHTIHCTGMWSTLKGPTQLKPVQDCYIRDDRAQQHVLYCLRKWADIHLEEIMVVLSQLQYSDYLSTPSFAKLVKHLPKPRDMKSCRGDFDVLIIHKQFGIIVLEIKSIGINADELNLQDNDQVNEICKKVEKGIEQLTKAERVLSHLVNDMETEIFIRKSIILPYVTTSQLRQAVIHNKATGKKLCSCLGTEDLDKAIDLCLCSDNLHVQSTPWIVSPDIVQNMHNWWEKLKALSAPKPHLSLLYERLVARFCGPATVVSVHCITSPRLELRTKGEAVAEAGNRMALLALYPEQLALLKEQLPLVFLTGPPGTGKSIVLVLKGLEWLRLGCTVHVVSTWDISRISCYLLHHQLKKTMEESWEEYSESTENKKFKTERVCYHEFNFRNGQDVKRAIEELVNEAQEGKLYVLADEVGPDASDEIHFQNFFHELHNHLPHLNLWSAAMRHTHRPEDMIEKKLTAPLRCPPVVLEEVKKAKELECKSVYSYTKHSAPAPCDGPHIVRMYHEEDHSVDPCARNCQQCGLDLANYLKTLLVGQGDASMATFLQYRDVLILYWTDKVKDTGLVKGLQEAEIPVQVLGPEDDFRDLALAATNKVTVAHHEIVRGLERKIVVYVGSTGWDENVSDRLHAMSRTTSLLIWLCKRLKDET from the exons ATGGACCGTCAAGGATCCATG gAGGCAGAACAGATTTTGATAGATTACATGAAAGCCTGGATGCCCGACTTTCAAAGGAAAACATACTTCATACCAGATATTTTTATGAATCGTGTGCCCTGTGAGAAAGATATATTTGCTGGTCAGGAAGTAATGATCTGGAAAAAACCAGATGGGTCAAACTTAACAGAAAGGACCCAAGAAACACccagaaaggaacaaaaagaacaaatgagaaAAGATAGCATTACACACTGTTCCAGTGTACAGTCTACCTTGAAAGATGCAGACTCAGCAGACTTGACCCAAGGTACATCTGAAAAGAGCCAAGAGAAGCTAGAAAGAAAGGACCACACAATACACTGCACAGGCATGTGGTCAACCCTAAAAGGTCCCACTCAGCTAAAACCTGTTCAGGATTGTTATATCAGGGATGACAGAGCACAGCAGCATGTTTTATACTGCCTCAGAAAATGGGCTGATATCCACTTAGAAGAAATCATGGTGGTACTAAGCCAGTTGCAATATAGTGATTACTTATCCACGCCATCCTTTGCTAAGCTGGTCAAACACCTTCCTAAACCAAGGGATATGAAGTCGTGCCGTGGAGATTTTGATGTTCTGATTATCCACAAACAGTTTGGCATTATCGTGCTTGAGATTAAATCTATTGGTATCAATGCTGATGAACTGAATTTGCAAGACAATGATCAAGTTAATGAAATCTGTAAGAAGGTTGAAAAGGGAATAGAGCAATTGACAAAGGCAGAGAGAGTTCTTTCACATTTAGTTAACGACATGGAGACAGAGATATTCATAAGAAAAAGTATCATTTTGCCTTATGTGACCACTTCACAGCTAAGACAGGCTGTCATACATAACAAAGCTACAGGAAAG AAACTGTGCAGCTGCTTGGGAACTGAAGATCTGGATAAGGCCATTGACTTATGTCTTTGTTCTGACAATCTGCATGTACAATCAACACCTTGGATTGTCAGTCCTGACATAGTGCAGAATATGCATAATTGGTGGGAAAAGTTAAAGGCATTGTCTGCTCCTAAACCACATTTAAGTCTGCTATATGAAAGATTGGTTGCAAG GTTTTGTGGGCCAGCCACAGTGGTAAGTGTGCATTGCATCACATCACCACGCTTAGAGCTCAGAACTAAAGGAGAGGCAGTGGCTGAGGCAGGGAACAGGATGGCACTTTTGGCCCTCTACCCTGAGCAGTTGGCTCTTCTCAAAGAACAGTTGCCACTAGTTTTCTTGACTGGTCCTCCTGGCACAGGTAAATCTATCGTCCTTGTGCTAAAGGGTTTGGAGTGGCTGAGGCTTGGCTGTACTGTTCATGTTGTGAGTACTTGGGACATTAGCCGTATTAGCTGCTACCTCCTCCATCATCAACTGAAGAAAACTATGGAAGAATCATGGGAAGAGTACTCTGAgtctacagaaaacaaaaagtttaaaacagaACGTGTTTGTTACCATGAATTCAACTTTCGGAATGGTCAAGATGTGAAACGAGCTATTGAAGAACTAGTGAATGAGGCTCAAGAAGGAAAGCTGTATGTTCTGGCTGATGAAGTGGGGCCCGATGCCAG TGATGAAATTCATTTCCAGAATTTCTTTCATGAGCTGCACAATCACTTGCCTCACCTTAACCTGTGGTCAGCAGCAAtgcgtcacacacacagacctgaaGACATGATTGAAAAGAAACTGACAGCCCCACTTCGTTGCCCCCCAGTTGTGCTGGAAGAGGTGAAGAAAGCTAAAGAGCTAGAGTGCAAAAGTGTGTACAG TTACACTAAACATAGTGCACCAGCGCCATGTGATGGACCACATATTGTACGCATGTACCATGAAGAGGATCATAGTGTGGACCCTTGTGCTCGAAATTGTCAACAGTGTGGATTGGACTTGGCGAATTATCTCAAAACCCTTCTTGTTGGCCAGGGAG ATGCTTCCATGGCAACATTTCTACAGTACCGGGATGTTCTCATTCTCTACTGGACTGACAAGGTGAAGGACACTGGACTTGTGAAGGGATTGCAGGAAGCTGAAATTCCTGTGCAAGTGTTGGGGCCAGAGGATGATTTTAGAGATCTGGCACTGGCTGCAACCAACAAAGTGACTGTGGCACACCATGAAATCGTAAGAGGTTTGGAAAGGAAGATTGTTGTATATGTTGGAAGCACTGGTTGGGATGAGAATGTATCTGACCGTCTGCATGCCATGTCACGGACAACGTCCCTTCTCATCTGGCTTTGCAAACGTTTAAAGGATGAAACttag
- the LOC112561645 gene encoding LOW QUALITY PROTEIN: B-cell CLL/lymphoma 7 protein family member B-like (The sequence of the model RefSeq protein was modified relative to this genomic sequence to represent the inferred CDS: deleted 2 bases in 1 codon), with the protein MLSRSVRAETRSRAKEDIKRVINAIDKVRKWEKKWVTIGDTTMKIFKWVPVTSSEPAQSIQGVRKVGNIKTGRPGKKGDKENVKDLTNGNSVYTEKTLKLQLDHLVVIVILNEDSNMSFPENSENTMPEYSQDSNDADPEMRVAMSMVREEEKRLKQESPSEETNDSEPPVLEPETSLDGPPVKRIRPDQS; encoded by the exons ATGTTGTCGCGGTCAGTTCGAGCCGAAACCCGGAGCAGGGCCAAGGAAGACATCAAGAGAGTGATCAATGCCATAGACAAAGTGCGAAAGTG GGAAAAGAAATGGGTTACTATTGGTGACACAACcatgaaaatattcaaatggGTTCCAG tgacCAGTTCAGAACCAGCACAG TCTATCCAGGGTGTCCGAAAAGTTGGAAACATCAAAACTGGCCGTCCTGGGAAGAAGGGAGATAAAGAGAATGTCAAAGATCTGACAAATG GTAATTCTGTCTACACagagaaaacactcaagcttcaACTGGATCATTTGGTAGTAATAGT AATTCTAAATGAAGATTCAAACATGTCGTTCCCTGAAAACTCAGAGAACACAATGCCAGAATACTCACAGGATTCTAATGATGCCGACCCAGAGATGAGAGTGG CTATGAGCATggtgagagaagaagagaagcgACTAAAACAGGAAAGTCCCAGCGAGGAGACAAATG actCTGAGCCCCCAGTCCTAGAGCCAGAAACATCTCTTGACGGTCCTCCAGTCAAAAGAATAAGGCCAGATCAGAGCTGA
- the LOC112561644 gene encoding uncharacterized protein LOC112561644: MSAIKKALRSSMRRKRYAVFEQKENDYIHTPTFKRSLSNPEETVSSDPSQQFEQDKQRSSVFRRGSQVTRSFRDAVGVIRQKIRTSTRRLAPLQERNNTTTTPNRRKSTSEVDIYSPFHIETPTRSGRVSRRSNIKTCVNMETPTRLRREVEALTANMQALASLSPNTLRDRHSSKRKSPAATLTNGSLRTPKQARRRIDSNTK, translated from the exons ATGTCGGCGATTAAAAAAGCATTGAGGTCTTCGATGCGGCGTAAGAGATACGCTGTTTTCGAACAGAAAGAGAATGACTACATACACACGCCGACATTCAAGCGAAGTTTATCGAATCCAGAGGAAACGGTTTCAAGTGATCCCTCCCAACAATTTGAACAAGACAAACAGCGATCTTCCGTTTTTCGTCGCGGGTCGCAAGTAACCAGATCGTTCAGAGATGCAGTTGGAGTTATTCGGCAG AAAATCAGAACTTCAACTCGCCGGCTGGCACCTTTACAAGAACGCAACAATACTACAACTACGCCAAATCGCCGTAAAAGTACATCCGAGGTTGACATATACTCTCCTTTTCACATAGAAACCCCAACACGGTCTGGAAGGGTATCCCGACGatcaaacatcaaaacatg TGTCAACATGGAAACTCCAACACGATTGCGGCGAGAGGTGGAAGCACTAACAGCTAACATGCAGGCACTAGCATCTTTGTCACCAAACACCCTGAGAGACCGTCATTCTTCAAAGAG AAAGTCACCAGCTGCTACACTCACCAATGGCAGTCTCAGGACACCAAAACAAGCTAGGCGTCGCATTGACTCAAACACCAAGTGA